Genomic segment of Juglans microcarpa x Juglans regia isolate MS1-56 chromosome 7S, Jm3101_v1.0, whole genome shotgun sequence:
AGCCGATTCCTGGCTCGGAGTCATCAATATCGGCGACTTTGTCCATGGACAACACAGAAGAATCAACAACATGTTCACCTTGTACCGACGAGGATGACACATTGTTTGATTTGCCGGATCTTTTCATCAAGGGAACGGATCTAAGTCGTGATCATCACGGACTGTGCTATTATTCGTCGATGTGGCAGTTGTGTGCATCAGATACAGTGTTTCGGCTTGAAGACTCATATAATTTATGGGAGTATAAGTAGTCCTactatagctagctagctatctatatatatttttatagctaGAGATCATATGTATCTTTTGTCAACATGCATTAACCAGCTTGAtgttcatgatcatcatcagcaTATAATTTACGAGACATGCGCATGCACCAAGAACACCCCCGCCACCACCCcccagcccccccccccccccccccccccccccccccccccccccccccccccccccccccctcgggAAAATGTTGTTTGAATATTTTCCAAATGGGTTGGATGGATTTTTCAGTCTTGCAGCTCGGTTTGGATTTACTGGAGTGGTTACATCTGATCTCGTTCTTCTCGCTTTTCATTTCACATCATCAGATACATTGGGAGTTTACCtttgtgaaaattatatctCTTTGTGGATAAAAAATTCCTAAAAAAGGTTTACTGTAATATTATATCATGAgcatttatataataaatgagaaataatctACGAGTGCATTTGGATTATTATTCAATAatccattttcttcatttatggTGGCTTTTATGAGGTgtaatttatgtttatttttgggGATAGTCGGTTGCAGGGAAACTGACTTCCAAAGAAAACCATGCACCTCGCTAGATTTAGATCTCTAACGTACATTTTGATGAAGCTTTGATATGATTGACACTAAAGTACTTACcaacataaattgataaatctAGATACCcttctcaacttttttttccctttcttttctccctttttAGTTGGAAAGACACccataagatgagatgaatcaGCTTGTAGCATAATTTCCATACAGGCTCTCTTTCTCCTTTATATTATGCTTTGAAATATAAAGCTAGCTAGATGATATATAGTGTGCTACATTAATGGTTTCGATCATGGTGCCATTttcgaatattttttttttttttcatatggccTACATCACTTTTTCTGCCATGATTaagcagaagaaaaataatCTGGATTCCCAAAGCTCACTAGTGGACACACATGTCATGTGTACCCGAACTAGGTTACAACATCATCTATTAGCAAATCAACGGTCTCTATTCACCCAATTAGACTTATTCAAGCCACTTTGTATAAGTGGGTACGTATATAACTgacttcatcatcatcttccccGGCCACATTCATTAATTTTTCCCATCATTTTGACCACGCTTCATTTGGCCATTTGCTACAACTTCATTAGAGACAAAATATAATCTCTCGATCGATGATCATCCGGCCTAGCTTGCCCCacgtatattatattatatatatatatatatataattaatcttgTGCAGACATTAATGAGAAGTTATGGCTATTGACCCACAAAtatctattaattattgatCTAGCTAGCTGGTGATCTAGCTGtgaatgttttaaaaaaatcgaagcGGTACTTTTGTACCATTAATTTtgttcaaacttctaaatatataacgtgacaaaagaaaagacaaaaggaAAGATAAACTTTGGAATCTCATGACACTTGTATGAGGAAAAAATAATGGGTCGGAATTAGATTAATCTATGTACACacatgaatttcttttttatgataTGCTTGACAACCTCTAAAATGGTGTTAATCTAATTAACTATCTGATAGTGACATGACTAGTGACAAGCGTTCGTTTGATTTCTGCGACTATTTATTGGATTAGTCCATTAACAATGTCGACGAGGTACTTACTGATCACGGTAGAGATCaagacatacatacatatatatatatatatatatatatatatatatatatccagatTGATCACTTCTAATTAGGCAGCTTTCACAAGAAGTAGTTGATGCGCGATAATTAATTACGTGAGGAAGTTTCATTCATGCATATATGCTTGGCTACTAATTTGTCAAGTACTGAATCCCAATTAAACAACCGTCAATTAATTGTCTTAATTTCGAGCTTCTTCCGATCCTCTTGCCATTTTCATAATGTGCTTCATGTGTTGGATCATTAATTGTACGTCAATATATACCATCTGGATTATCTGATTAAGGAATACGAATAGTCATGCGCTACTCtcattctattatatataaaataataataatatagtttatatatatatatatcaagtcgttttttcatctaacctatttaattaattttaaaattaattaacaaattaaatggGTTATGGggttcttaatttgtatataatctaattatttaaatataaataatttttaaagctCTAGTACTATATACATACCTTTATTTTTAAACGGCCACCGGCGGCCGCCATGTTTTTAATTATAAggattaattcttttttttaaaaaaataacattatataaGACGTTGCACGAGACCACgagactaatttttttttttttttttttttgggggggggggggggtggagaaTCTCTATAAAGGGGTACTTAATTCATGATCTCTAGCttgaattaatattaataacacatatatatacaacttaTAAGGAGACATATTCATTATTTGAAAAGACAAACAAAGCTGCTAGACAATTTTGGTCGACATTagctttttatatatatgtgatcatgatcagtccatgcatgcatgcatcgatCTACCCTAATAATGTCTCCTGGCAATTGGCTGAATGAAAATGAAGGACAATCATGGTCTGTCATGTTTTCCATATTCTGGTCAAAATagctaatattatttaattaaggtTCGTGAGGAACATcgagatatataaatattgcatGCATTAATAAGGCCGggtaattaaatttctctttttccttttactttttctttctttttgccgTACGCATGCAAGACCTCGATCGAGTTCTATATATGGTCAGCCGGAACTTATTAGAGTTAACAGGACGCGGGGAAAAGAGCAAAGCATCAAGTTTCATTTCCCCTTTTAACTTGGAAAGAAGTGCCTCAAACGCTTTTGCATGCTCAAATCATGAGATACTTGTATGCTTttcatgcatgttttgttttcagtttgagagagatcgagagagagagagatcagtcCTTCATTTGTTTATGGAGAACAATGCTGATTACCATGCATGTTCAATATCTTTAAGCATTTcacatgcaaataaaaaatacagtaATTCTATATGCTAAGATTTGACACAGCTGCCTGTACGTGGTACATACCATACTATGAGTGTGCATGCTAGCTAGTTACATTTATAATTATGTACTTAGAAGTACATTTTCCCTTTAACTAGTTCAATAATTATATAGCTGTACACTTTTTGAAGTTAGCCTTTCATATATGGTCTACCACTTAAAAACAAATGTGTAGGcttctaattattatttgactTTTAAGTATAATAATGTTGTGTGAAATTATAACTTgtcttaaaaatttaagttaatgagaataagtagatttaattatttgaattatatcCTTAATACCTTCCTCACGTGTGGGCTAAATCCTCCTCAATGAGTGGGCctaacacgtgaaatatttaattaaatgaggtagagtgtagagtcaggattCGAATTCAGGACTTCTACTTTAATACCACGTGAAATCATCAATTGTCCCGAAAGATTAAGTTGATGCgaaaatatagatttaattacttatattatattcttaatatgtTGGATGCCCCCCTAAATGGATTGAAATTCTCAAAAAATGTCTTTATTTATCAAGCCAATTATCAGATGAGTTAGTTGATACGTAGATATAAAATTGGACAATATTGGAGACTGATAAGATATGTAATTGATGCAAACCTTTACTAAatgatctaattattttaacatattatatagagaaatgttttagctatGAAAAGATACCACCAAATAATTACGCGGTTTGATATAGTGTATTGAATTGTAAAATTGATTTTactataaagtagatctaacgtatcatatataCGAACTTTTGTCAGTTTGTACATTTACTTTTACACGTGAGATATCTTTATgattataacatttttcatttatatatacaatcaaattGTTAATCTTAATTGTTTGGCCGGTTATTAGCAAATATCTAATtcttaaaacattaaatatttaagacTTTTTAATCCTCGAGAgatgagaatatatataatattcgtATATGTAAACTATATAAGAGCACTAGTAAAATGTAAGTCAAgtataaattttgattaaatttttttaaaatcagttGCATTAATGGACTAGACAAATCATTTCAAGTCAAGTTATAATctacaataaatgaaaaaccaaaatcaTATTTAATGAGTTACTATTTAccaattaaaagaatatatattttattaaaaagtatttctaCTTTTTTCACTCGATACACTCACatgtcttctctctttcttctttttatttctctttattttttcttcatgttcaataatttatttgaagagttaaaattaaattattaattaatatatatagtgtgtttataaatataaaaaaattattaaaatatataatattatattattattttaactttaaaataattagatgaatATAAATTAACCTCTTCACAAAATTTAACTTTTgctaaaacttaaaattttagtcaaaatttaaacttCGCCATCGCGCTCTAATCGCAGAAAATGATTTCGGACCAGAACTTTCAAATTCCCTAGGaaaaaaatttccataattCAGGAATATTAGGATGTACGTAAAAGTTAGCCTAGATATTAGGGTAGGTttggaatgagatgaaaattttatattttatttgagaatttaatatattatattttaatattattattattttaagatttaaaaaatttaaattaaaatttaaaaaaattaaattatttattatattttatataaaaatttgaaaaatatataatgatgagatgagatgaaaattttgtatctcttttcattttcaaacctGCCCTTACGTAATGTTGACGTTGCATGACAAATTAATGCAATAAATTAGTTAGTATTCAGCGTAATATTGACGTATGAATGACACTCGAAATGAAAACAGTGCCCACACGTACGTACTGATCATCTGATTATTTTTCAGTGTCAAATTAATTGATAACGAGCGGCGGCATAAGTACACGTGCCATCGGGCTCAAGAGTAGAACATATCGGGGGATGGTCTTGTCCGCCTCATCATCAGACCTTGAGCTACAAATTATCTACGCAAAGGACAACCCATGCAGAGACATGTACGTACGTTTATATGGAACTGAAAGACTCTCAGCTCTACCGAGCATTAACTTGCTGCATGTCTGGACCACTGAGGAAGATAAGTGGACTGAATTCCTCAGCTCTGCTAGCATCAGCATTTCCCACGTCTGATCCTAGTTGGCATTAGTGAATCGTCCACACAGTTTTTAGCTTTATGTCTTTTCAAAGGGACGTATATTTGCGTGTAGTCATAATAAAAATGGCCAGCAATTAATGCATGCAGAAAGATCAGCTCTAGGAGATGGGTCAGCTTAAGGTTTTAATTTTGGTGGTCTGCTATTGGTGTGACGATTAGTTTGAATCGcgagataaaataagaagataagTAAATAATGAAAAACGCTTCAAATGGTTGGTGCAAATAGCGTATAAATATAGTTGACGTAAAAatatttgatgagagagagattgagctGATGAGAGAGCGTTGAGGAGAACGAGAGATCGATCTGTTGGAGTTGATGAGAGGTagagaccgagctgatgagagagagctgataAAAGAGAAAGACTTAACTGATAAGAGAGAGCTGATGAAAGAGgaagaattcattttaaatctgacgTAGCATGGACGACTGCACGCTAATTATATCTAACGACTGTATATAAAAGAATTAGTAAATAattgtgaaataatttgtaattaataatgaaatagtttgaattaaagtgttttatagtgttagagaaaaaattgaataaaaatattctgaaattaaaatatggttagaatataatttttgttttgaaatttgaataatttgaattattttttgtgttttaattgaaaatttgaaaaaattgtaatgattagataaaaaattaaaatttaaaatttaaaaagttgtgtgtagtgtttagatattaagataagatgagatgtgatgagaagttcttgttatCGAAACCAGGCCTAAGATTCGAATTTACTTAGATGTAAACAATATTTTGAGACTATCGGACGGGAGgattttccttttgaattatCTAATGTCTATTTGTGAAAAATTTATTGTCGAGAGTTTATGCCCCTAAAATTAGTCGAGAACAACGTTCTCGATGCcactaaaaaaagaaaggaagaataGTCATAGATTTTCAATATTAGCCAATCATAGGAGTATtggttttgataattttcattttcccaCTGCTAGTTTGGGCGGAAGGCAATGCTAACTTAACTTGTAAAAATGGAATCTTTCCTCCTTTGTCGTTGGAATATTGCTTGAGTATAAAAGTGTTATTCTGCCGTCTGAACAGCACCTATTATTTATACTGTTAgttattttttgtgttattttttaattttttttcacatttttttaatataaaaaaaaaatatatcaatatatttaaaattaattttttaattattaaataaaaaaattggagcAGCATACTGTAGCGGTCAACTATAACGGCATACAAGCTGCTTTTCTCAAATAACTAATATGCATGGCTCCCTAGCTATTGATTTTTGGGCTAGCTTCTAGTTGTAATAATTGCTTGCAAACTCATTCCTGTCTCTTTCTTTTGTACGTGCTTTTATTAGCTCTttgatatttattgataaaaaataatatttataataatagaaGGTGTAAGTACTatataatgtttaaaaaaaatataaataaatataagatttacataaataaaataaaattaattttttaataataaattttattatttttcaaaataattgtataatatttaatgtttaaaaaaaatataaataaatataagattcacataaataaaataaaattaattttttaataataaattttattatttttcaaaataattgtataatatttaatgtttaaaaaaaatataaataaatataagattcacataaataaaataaaattaattttttaataataaattttattattttttaaattaattatataatatttaaatatttacatattatatgattatatattacattaccCTTTATGAATTAATCAAGTAGATGAAGGTTTTCAAATGTATCCAACTCATTAAAAAGGCCGACATCATGATGTCTCTTGAAGAACGTACTATATCATGTAGAAAAGCACACATTTTCCCTCCCACCGAAACGGTGCTTTAAAATTGATTAAACGTACAAATTAACACTGTCCAATATCGTACTTCATCATGCTATGTATGTATTAAAATGAGAATGGAAAAAGAAGATGGATGATCTTGGAAGGGTGGCAGAAACACGTACGGAGCATCTCCATGATGCCATGTTCATGGAAAGCtagttaattatttaattgatgCTAGCTAAAGAACCGCGTCTTGTAATTAAATACTATCtcataattaataagaaaattctatatGTCACATTACCATCCTATTTTTATCttactatataagatgtgacatatttatcattattgaatgatcttttattaaatgatcatttatcatacaatagttataaatatgtcacatcttaaaCAGTGATATGAAAATAAGATGGTGGTACagtgtataatattactctaattaatatagtttaaataatggaaaatactaaatgtatttaagaaaaatttacttttctacATGTCAATCATTGTTATATTGAAacttatgaaatttgaattaaaaaaaaaaaactaacaaaataagtcttgtaaataaaagtgtaagtaAAAGTGAAAGTATATATAGCACTACTCTTAAATCATATATGTCCATCTTACTCGCTCTACTCCTCAGTTAAAGTTTTAAGGAGGACAGACACTTAGGTAGAGAGTTGATGAGTTTGGATATTATGCGATACATCGTTGTTTGAGATCAGTTTGTGGTTGGTGATTTTGCACGAGGAAATCAAGGATTTTGTTTCAATCAAGGCTTGATTAATTTTgggattttgtttcttttaagaTGTGGCAAATTATAATGTGTTATATGACATGGCAACTATGTACGTATACATGGATGCAAATTGACTAACAttacgtacgtatatataacttttatagATGGTGTGTGAAATATGATTGGCACTAACACGCGGTTTGTCACTGAGGTTTATATATATGGCCGAAATATGGGTGAAaatgttcattttctttcaaaattgaAAGCCAAAGGATCAATTTCATTGGTTTTTGAAacataagaataaaaaaaaaaaaagaataacctAGTGAACAATATCTATATACCCCAGTGTTTTATATACCAAACCAACATTGgtttatatttgttaaaaataacaaataagcaaatttattatttctcatcaatttaaatttttgagacatTCAATAATTTGATAGTATACGATTATATTCAGCCAAACAAAGTCTAATTTGTGTCAGCTTGACCAAACGATTTTACtgaatttcatctcaaaagatattttttagacgaaattgatattttcatcccaaaatatctTGTGAGACACCGTTATTGAAACGACATtgggacgatttttttttttttgcattccaataagtattttgggacgaaatcccaattttttgaaacaaaaatttttgTCCGAAAAACCTTATATGTTGTAGTGTGTGTATTTTAAATGCATTGTTTAATAAAACCCTTCTCCTATAGATAAGATTACCATGAGGTTGGATTATTCGAAGTGTTAAATTGTATTCCTTTTACATTATTTCATAAGTACATCATGAGGAGGTCCCAAGAGTGAATTGGGAGGATCATGGCTTAAACTTGTAACATGGGTTATTTGACCTAAATCAACTCAAAGCATAACAAAATGGTCTTGGCAagttatgaaataaaatatacttgcaatatgataataaaatgGAGATTCGACTGAATGGGCCGGATCCAGATCGGGGTACCCTTTTGTCAAACCGAACCCAGTCCATATTAAAAATTAGGTATGTATAAAGAAAGACGAGCCCACAGGCCACAGAAATGTACTGGCCCCATCGGATCGgatagtctctctctctctctttcccctttttctttttaattggtCTTGCGTACGAAGGGAATTTCTCAATTCTCAGAACTCCGGAAGGCTCCGAGTCCTTGTTCGTCCCGACGAGTCGCTAGGGTTTCCAATTCCGATTCCCttgccttctctctctttcaaatTCCTCGGGTTTtatttgtgagagagagagagagagatggctcTGACGCAGAGGCTTCACGAAGCCTTCAAGGGGACCGTAGAGAGGATCACGTCCCCCCGCACAGTATCCGCATTTAAAGAGAAAGGCGTTCTCAGCGTCTCCGAGTTCATCATCGCTGGCGATAACCTCGTCTCTAAATGCCCCACTTGGTCCTGgtatctatttctctctctctctctccccccttccTATTCCTCATATGATCTGAAAATTGAGTGTATAAATTAACAAGATATACAAATTATGTTGAACTTAATTGTATTGGATTGCTTTCCGTGGATGGTATCGCATCAGGGAATCAGGAGAGCCAAGCAAGAGGAAGTCGTACCTACCTTCTGAAAAGCAGTTCTTAATTACTAGAAATGGTAATTTTCTCACTTTGTCTTTTTTTACCTGATTAGttcttttgagaaataagaCTATAATGATGATAATTTGGTCATTCTTGTTCAGTCCCTTGTCTACGAAGGGCTGCATCTGTTGAAGAGGAATACGAAGCGGCAGGTGGGGAGGTTCTTCTTGATAATGAAGACAACGATGGCTGGTTGGCTACTCATGGGAAGCCCAAGGGTACAATACCTCTTTTAGTGTACATAAAAATCCAAGTCAAATATACACTTAGCCATCTTTTACCTTTTTGAAGATAAAAGTGATGAGGTGGAAAACTTGCCTTCTATGGAGACTTTAGAAATTAGCAAGCACAGGGCTGTGAAGTCGATCGTCTCAGAATTTGGTGATCAGGATGAAGAAGATATTCCTGACATGGCCGATTATGAAGAACCCGACAACCTTGTTGAAGTAGATGCTGTAAGTTTTTCTATGTTGTATTCTTCAAAACTAGTAGTGGATGATTTGATGTTTTATTACACGGGTAAGTACTGGTTCAAGGATTTAAATGTCATGGCTGATCtaattgttttttctcttttgcttttATTTCCTCTTTTTGGGGGGTGGGGTGTTGGGAGCTCAGTAGTGTTACGTTAGTGTTCATATTGCTGCACTTAGCAATATGTGATATCTGGAAAAGCATTTGATGAACAGGATACAATCATGCTATCATAGACTGTTGAGAGTTAGTAATTTGAAtggtttttttccctttattttacataaatgaaTGGAATACTAAAGTCAGATATAAACGTATATTGGTTATATGATGCTGCTACATCCTTTCAGTGTTTTACGTTGGAGCAATTTTAAGCTTCATACATAATCTTAAAAACATTTTCTCGTTCTTTCTTATGGTTGGAAGAAAAAGTTGAGCGGTTTTCCATTGGTTGTCTTCCTATCCAGTGTAAATCCGGGTGTTGGGAGCCCAAggtttcataataatattaccaTCACTATATCTAGGCCATGCTAATTGTTGATCCAGTGATTTAATCTCTCTTCTATGCTTTGGCTCTTTTAGAGTTTGCCTACcttgtttttttaagttttaacttaCTTTGCTTAGGGCTTGTGAATGGACCCCTCCATTAATATATTGCTCTAACTTCAATGA
This window contains:
- the LOC121240309 gene encoding autophagy-related protein 3-like, with translation MALTQRLHEAFKGTVERITSPRTVSAFKEKGVLSVSEFIIAGDNLVSKCPTWSWESGEPSKRKSYLPSEKQFLITRNVPCLRRAASVEEEYEAAGGEVLLDNEDNDGWLATHGKPKDKSDEVENLPSMETLEISKHRAVKSIVSEFGDQDEEDIPDMADYEEPDNLVEVDAATLPSTYIVAQQPDDDNILRTRTYDVSVTYDKYYQTPRVWLTGYDESRMLLEPELVLEDVSQDHARKTVTIEGHPHMSGKHASVHPCRHGAVMKKIIDVLMSRGVEPEVDKYLFLFLKFVASVIPTIEYDYTMDFDLGSSSN